In Natranaerovirga hydrolytica, one DNA window encodes the following:
- a CDS encoding chromate transporter → MVYINLFIEFFKIGIFSYGGGLAMLPLLQDTAISRGWITASQFADLIAISESTPGPIAINMATFIGFNSGGVFGSIIASLAVVLPAFILALILAKFLQHFNKHPMVQSVLIGVKAAVIGLVCTAVLQVALVSLYQSGYGQLLTFYKDLDYKAIILFIIMLLGVIKYRKNPIIYISIAGIIGAIIW, encoded by the coding sequence ATGGTGTATATAAATTTATTTATAGAGTTTTTTAAGATTGGTATATTCTCATATGGCGGTGGATTGGCAATGTTGCCATTGTTACAAGACACAGCCATTTCAAGAGGTTGGATTACGGCATCACAGTTTGCAGATTTGATTGCTATATCAGAATCTACGCCAGGTCCTATTGCCATTAATATGGCAACCTTTATAGGTTTTAATAGTGGAGGTGTATTCGGTTCGATCATCGCATCTTTGGCAGTTGTATTACCCGCTTTTATACTGGCACTCATTCTTGCAAAGTTTTTACAACACTTTAATAAACATCCAATGGTACAGTCGGTTCTTATTGGAGTGAAAGCAGCCGTTATTGGTTTAGTCTGTACAGCAGTATTACAAGTGGCGCTGGTTTCATTGTACCAATCCGGCTATGGACAGTTATTAACTTTTTATAAAGATCTTGATTATAAAGCCATAATTTTGTTTATCATTATGTTATTAGGCGTGATAAAATATAGAAAGAACCCAATAATTTATATATCTATTGCAGGTATTATAGGAGCAATAATTTGGTAA